Part of the Coccinella septempunctata chromosome 3, icCocSept1.1, whole genome shotgun sequence genome is shown below.
ATTATCCCGTTTCTATACATTTACGTAGATGACATTATCATGGCCATACCTGGTGATAAGATTCAAGTAATGTTAGAATTGTTCAATTCATTTCATCAAGATTTAAGATTTACATACGAAGTAGAGAACAACGGTACCATACCCTTTTTGGATTTAATACTTATTAAAGAAAACAACAAAGTTATTTTTGACATTTATCAAAAGCCAACAGCTTCTGGAAGAATACTTCACTACAAGTCGTTTCATGAATTTAAgcataaaatatcaataataaaaaacatcAGGCAAAAAATCTTGAATCTCAGCCATCCCAGTTTCCACAtgaagaattttaattttttctcaaaaatgttACGTGAGAACGGTTACCCCAAATCTTtaatcaataatattttttacgCCTCATCCGTCAATAATCCAGTTAACGCTCCAGAAAACAATGAAGCTACACCATctaaaaaaacatttaaactTATTTTTATCCCGATGTTGACGAAGCAACTTATCCATGCACTGTCTAGCAGCGGTGTCCGTATTGTTTGCTATTCGCCAGTAAGTGAAAATCTTCTGAACAAGGGTCTCCTTGTTAGATTGTTTTGATCAAGATGGCCGGCAACGAGTTGGCAATACGAGAGTTAAATCTTTTAACGAAGAACAAGTTAATAGAGATTATTTTAACCAAGAAATTACCTACTGATATTAAAGTTAGTGAGTCTACCAGAAAACTTGTTGAGGATGGAACTGTGGATCCTATTAGTGAACCTGAAATCATGAAACTGAAGCAGGATGATATAACCTGCAAGTTATTATGTGCTGAAAAGGAACTTGTTTGTGCAAATGTGGAAAGAGAATATCAAAAGCGATTAATCGCTGAAATGGAGAGGTCTCTTTCTAATCAGCAGGTAACAATTTCATCCCAGGAATATTTgattaaaatgttgaaaatgaatgaaaacaacATAAACAAGAATTGCAACGTTGCCGCTCCTCCAGGCAAATCgcaaaatcaaaataaaggaCATGCAACCATGAAACAAGTAGTGGAATCGAAACAGAATGTATCAGGAAAAGTCAACGTAGACGGCAACACCTGGAACGACATTGTGCAGAAGGAGTGCGATAAGCAACCAGATAACAAGCCGAATAAACATATACAAACTGTTCACTATGATATCAATGAAGAAAATTCGAATACGACCGCAAGGAATGAATGGAAAGTGGTAACTGGGAAACATTATACCAAAAAGGGGACAGTTTGTACTGGAATAAATGCTCCTAAACAAGAAAACATTATGGGTGCACCTCAAAAACGGTGGATATATCTAGGGAGAATTGCAGGAGATACTTCGGAGGAAGCCATCTCCGAATATCTAAGTAATTTAAAAACGTCAGAAAATATTATCGTTAAGAAATTAAATACTGTGGGGTCTAACTCCGCTTTCAGTATAGGCGCCCCAAATGACGATATTTATCGGTTACTGAATGATAGAGATTTTTGGCCTGCTGGTGCAGTTATAAGAcctttcaatttcaataatttctttcgaAAGGGAGGGAGAAGTGAGTAAAGAGCTCTTTGGGATACTTCATATAAATGTTCAAAGTTTTCGTAATAAGATTGCGCAAATAGAAGCTTTGTGTTTGAATCATGATGTTGTTTTGTTGAGTGAACACTGGATGTGTAAAAAGGAGCTAGAACTTGTAAAATTACATAATTATACAATTGTTTCTTCCTATTCCCGTAGGTATCGTGGTCATGGTGGTGTGGCGGCCGCTGTGAAAAATTCTCATATAGGCAAATTTGTACCTAGAAACGATATAAACCTGAAATCTGTGGAAATGGAAATTGAGGTTTGTGCGATACAGTCAACTCAATTAAAAACTATAATTATAGCTCTTTATCGTAATCCACATggtaattttgatatttttcttgaTGTGACTACATGtattttggaattgatggatatTTGTGACTATCGTATTTTCGTTTTGGGGGACTTTAATGTGAATTTTCTTATAGATAGCGCTAATAAATCTGCGATCATTGATCTTTTCTCTTCATATGGACTACGTAAGTTAGTGTCATCCCCTACTAGAGGTATTGCATGTTTGGATAACATATTTACGAACGTTGGGGAATGTAAGGGTTGTGTGATTGATTTGGGCTTCTCAGATCACATGGGTGTAGAGACTAAATTTGCTTGCGAGTCAGAGTCTAAGAGAGCCTGTAAGCTGACTGTATGTAGGCCACTCACTAGGGTTGGAATTGATACTATGAAATTTCTGGTGAGGAATATATGTTGGGATTTTATAGAGGATGATAATATTGATACGGATAGCAAATTTGAAATGTTTGTAACTTTTGTGAAAAATTGTGGAGATTTAGCTTTTCCTCAAAAAACCTATAAGCATTATGCTGACACCTCTCCTATTCCTTGGTTCACCGACGATCTGAGGAAAATGCGCgacaaattgaatttttatagaGATCTTGTAAAAATCTATGGGACACCCCATGTTAAGAAAATTCTTAGAGATTATCATAGAGTATATCGGTACGAAATCAAAAATGCGAAAAGGAAATTTAATGATAATTATATCCGaaataacaattacaatccaAAATCTGTATGGAATGTTGTAAAAAACAATACCAACCTTTTGAAAACTAAAAGTGCATGTAAAAATAATATAACCTCAAATGAATTTAACACTTTCTTCATCGATGCACCTAAAGAGATCATCACAAATATACCACCATTTAGAAGGTCATCGGCGGACTTTGTGAGTGACTTCTGTAGATCGATAGAACCCAAattagaaaatattcaattcagtTTCTCTTTTGTATCTGAGGCTTTGGTGAGGGATACCATTATGAAACTTAAGAATAAGAGTAGTAGAGACATCTATGGATTAAATAGCAAGATACTCAAGAGTTTGGTGAATGAAATAATTGGTCCACTCACGAAATTAATAAATTTGTGTTTAAAAGATAACATCTTCCCGAAAATACTTAAAGTAGCAAGAGTTGTCCCTGTTCATAAAAAGGGTTCAGTGCAAATGGTCAGTAACTATAGGCCGATATCAATTATACCTATATTCGCGAAAATCTTTGAGAGTGTTATCAAGCTGCAGTTAACCTCCTATTTTGAAAACAACGACCTTTTTAATAGCTCTCAATTCGGGTTCAGAAGTGGCCTCTCCACGGCAGCTGCCATCACAGAGCTCATGAAAGTAATAAATGAGGGTTATAATCAGGGTTCGTACATAGCTGGACTCTTCTGTGACTTAAGTAGAGCTTTTGATTGTGTCTCCAGAGAGCATCTTCTTTATAAATTACAGCGATATAAGCTCGATCAGGGTGCAATTGCGCTTATAGATTCCTATTTATCTGATAGATTACAGTGCGTCGATCGCGAGGGGGATCTGTCTGATATGTCGGATGTTGATTGTGGTGTGCCTCAGGGATCGGTCCTCGGACCGCTTCTCTTTCTTATTTACATAAATGATTTTGTGGGCTGTGATCCAAGTGCAGATTTTGTTCTTTTCGCTGATGACGCAACAGTGCTAAAAAAAGCTCAGTCTAAAGAACTTTTACTCGACATCATGAGAGACTTGTTTTCTGTTGTCACCGAATGGTTCAGTAGCAATCAGCTCAGCTTGAATGAAACTAAGACGGAGTTCATGTTTTTTTCAATGAGAGATCTGGGGGATATGAATCCACCTGATCCAATCAAATTCTTGGGTGTACTGATAGAGGGTAAGTTGTCGTGGAGTGCTCATATCGATAACGTTTGTAGTTGTATATCGTCAAGTGTTTATGCGCTGCGAGCGTTAGTGGGGGTTGTGTCGGATTTTGTGTTGATATCTGTGTATCGTGCTTTTGTAGAATCAAGATTAACATATGGTATTTTGTGCTGGGGTCATGATACTAGTGTGAAACGACTGTTTGGATTGCAGAGAAAGGCTATTAGAGTAATAGGTAGACTAAATTACAGAGATGAATGCAAACATGTTTTTCAAGATAAGAAAATACTTACGGTTCCCTGTCTGTTTATATTTCAATGTTTATTGCATGTAAGATCCCATTTGGGTGAATATAGGACACACCAGGATATACATGCACATAATACACGCCGTAGAGTTCAAATTTATACGGATTTTCATAGAATCGATAAAATGAAGTGTGGTGTAACATACTACGGGCCCAAGTTTTTCAATAAGCTGCCGACCACTGTGAGGGCGATGCCTGCAAAGCAGTTCAAGACATgtttgaagaaatatttattgagTAAATGTTTCTTTActttagaagaatttttctgtgatgattttgtttatatttcatgatttttttttcccgTCGTTGACGTATGCAAACATTTTAAAATGTACTAgcatgaataaatattattattattattattattattattattattattattattacaggaAAACAATTAAGAACTTTTTTTCTAAGTTAAAAGACCTCACCCCTAAAATGTTACAATCTAATTTAATTTATAAAGTTAACTGCAAAAGTTGTCAGTCTTCATATGTGGGTCAAACTAAacaatatctcaaaaatagaatgaAGCAACATGAAAACGATTACAAGAGTGGCAATTTTAGTACGGGTTTGTCATTTCATCATAGAGATACAggtcatattttcgattttgaggAACCTGAGATTCTATCtagagaaaataatttggacAAGAGAATTTTCAAAGAGATGATCTTCATCAAGAAAACAACAGACAACGTCAATGTTCAATCTGATACTTCCACccttaataatatatatataaacctcGTTAGATAGTCGATGAATACCCCTGTGTAGTGTTTCCTAATTGTGTTTTGGTAGTAAGAATTTCATATGTTCAATGTGATAACTCGCCCGCCGGTCTCTCTTTTTAGTTGATTGTTGGATTTACTATGAATAGATTACCAAGAAAATCTCAAGTATTTACCGAGCCCTCTAAGCATTTATTgctattatgttttattttttatgacttttcCATGGACTGGTTCTTCCTTGAAGAATAAAGGATTTCTTAGGTAAGAGATTATGGGCGATGATGTTTTTGATTTCAACACAATCTAGTCAGTCTccaaacattgaattttttgtaaagttgattaaacaacctaaatttaaaaaaaaaaaatttgtaatagtTCCTGTAATCTGTTTATGTAGATATCGATATAAGTTTGTTCTAGCCACATAATCGTCCatgtattgatgtttttttgatttcttttataattgtagcctgaggaaggcgaaatataacgccgaaacgtcgctctaagagtccaaagtgttttcatccagttccttaaaccgagaaGTTATCAATTACTGAATTCTGGAAGGAACGAGAACTATCCACAAACATTAATTATTTCGTCAAAGTGGAAATCAATGGTCCTTCTTGCTAGTATAGCAACCGAAAATGTTGACAAATATATGCCAGAAATTCTGGAGAGAGTAAAACGCTCATCCGATTTAATCTTAGTCAATGTACCCGAGACGAATGAGAATGAGGACAAAAAATCCGCTGCTGAAATCATCGAACATGTTTCTCCCTATGCTAGTAAATCCATCATTAAGGTTACCAGGCTGCCTTCCAAGGATAAAACCAAACCACGCTGGATGAAACTGTCATTCTCGAGTTCTGATTTAGTGACTAAAATAT
Proteins encoded:
- the LOC123310264 gene encoding uncharacterized protein LOC123310264 → MAGNELAIRELNLLTKNKLIEIILTKKLPTDIKVSESTRKLVEDGTVDPISEPEIMKLKQDDITCKLLCAEKELVCANVEREYQKRLIAEMERSLSNQQVTISSQEYLIKMLKMNENNINKNCNVAAPPGKSQNQNKGHATMKQVVESKQNVSGKVNVDGNTWNDIVQKECDKQPDNKPNKHIQTVHYDINEENSNTTARNEWKVVTGKHYTKKGTVCTGINAPKQENIMGAPQKRWIYLGRIAGDTSEEAISEYLSIVVMVVWRPL